CTGGTGAAGATGATGCTTGGGATTTCGGCACAGGTGCAGGATTTTATGTTGATGCTACCGCCCAACCTTGGCGATCGCACTATCAAATGTATAGTTACATTGTCCAAGAATTACCTGCGGTGATTGCAGATAACTTCTCTATCCAAGCAGATAAACAAGGTATTTTTGGTCATTCAATGGGGGGACATGGGGCGTTAGTTTGTGCTATACGTAACCCCCAACAATATAAATCAGTGTCTGCTTTTGCACCTATTGTTGCACCGATGAATTGTCCCTGGGGCAAAAAGGCTTTCAGTGGATATTTAGGCAATAATCAAGATAATTGGCGTGCTTATGATGCGAGTGAATTAATCAAACAATTAGGCTATCACAGTCCCATTTTAATTGACCAAGGCACCGCAGATAAATTTTTAACTGAACAACTAAAACCAGAAGTGTTTGAACAAGCTTGTACATCTGTAAATCAACCCCTCAATTTACGTTACCAAGCTGGTTATGATCATAGTTATTATTTCATTACTAGTTTTATTGAAGACCATATTCGTCATCATGCGATCGCGCTGAATTAAAACTTCAACTCTGACCGATTTCTTGATAATATTGCTCAAGCTGATTGGGTAAATAACTTTT
This window of the Nostoc sp. HK-01 genome carries:
- a CDS encoding putative esterase, translating into MTHLQTISEYRCFDGKLGFYSHTSATCNSEMRFAVYQPPQAAHKPVPVLYFLSGLTCTEENFMVKAGAQHYAAEHGLMLVAPDTSPRNTGIPGEDDAWDFGTGAGFYVDATAQPWRSHYQMYSYIVQELPAVIADNFSIQADKQGIFGHSMGGHGALVCAIRNPQQYKSVSAFAPIVAPMNCPWGKKAFSGYLGNNQDNWRAYDASELIKQLGYHSPILIDQGTADKFLTEQLKPEVFEQACTSVNQPLNLRYQAGYDHSYYFITSFIEDHIRHHAIALN